GCTCGGCGTGCAGTGGCATCCGGAAAACGAGCCGGACCCGCGTCCCATCACGGCGCTGGTCGAGGCGGCTGCTCGGCGCCCGCCGGTCGTCGCGGCCCGGGACGAAGCCGTACGTCTCGCCCGGCGTCACCGAGTGTGACGCACATCGCACCCGCTGGGTGGGCGGGCCGGTGGGAGGATCGCCGCATGGGGAAGGTCTATCCGGAGATCGACGGTCGACTGCGCGACTTCATCCTGGGCCAGCCGGTCTTCTTCGTGGCCACCGCGCCGTCCGGCGCCGAGGGGCACGTCAATGTCTCACCGAAGGGCATGCGGGGCACGTTCGTGCTTCTCAACCCGCACCGCGTGGCCTACCTCGACTATCACGGCAGCGGGGCGGAGACCATCGCCCACCTGCGGGACAACGGTCGGATCACGGTGATGTTCTGTGCCTTCGACGGGCCACCGAAGATCGTCCGGTTGCAGGGCCGGGGCAGCAGCGTCGCGGTGACCGAGGAGACCTTCGCCGAGCGGATCGCCGAGTTTCCCGCACCGCCGGACGTGCACGCCGTCCGGGCTGTGATCACCGTCGAGGTGGACCGGGTCAGCGACTCCTGCGGCTACGGCGTGCCACTGATGGACTTCCGCGCCGAACGCGACCTGTTGCTCACCGCGCACTCCCGACGTACCGCCGACGACCTGGCGGTCTATCGGGCCACCAGGAACGCGGCGAGCATCGACGGACTGCCGGTCTTCTGACCTGTCATGGTGCACCGGCGACCGCTGCTCGACACCGGTGCGCACCCGCACTGTCCGGTGCCCGACTGCCCAGGCGTACGTAACCAGCGTCCAGCGCTCGCGATGCGTTACGTTGCGGGTCCGCCGGGGTACAAGTCGAAGCACAGCGGGTGAAGATCAACGGTCGCGGGGTACGGCCGGAGCGGGAGGCTGCATGAGCTCGGCCCAGGGGGGTGCGGACTTCGGGCATTCCGTCGCGCCCGGCCGGGAGACCCCCCCGATGCTGGCGGCCGCGTTCGCGGCCGGTGGCGAGATGGGCGGACGGCTCAGCCGCTTCGACTGGTCCACCGGCCCGCTGGGCGAGCCCGGTCGTTGGCCGACGGCGCTCTCCAACGCGGTCGGCATGATGCTCGCTTCCAGCGCGCAGATCGTCATGTTCTGGGGCGACGAGCAGCTCGCCTTCTACAACGACGCCTACCGGCCGACCATCGGCA
The nucleotide sequence above comes from Micromonospora luteifusca. Encoded proteins:
- a CDS encoding pyridoxamine 5'-phosphate oxidase family protein, which encodes MGKVYPEIDGRLRDFILGQPVFFVATAPSGAEGHVNVSPKGMRGTFVLLNPHRVAYLDYHGSGAETIAHLRDNGRITVMFCAFDGPPKIVRLQGRGSSVAVTEETFAERIAEFPAPPDVHAVRAVITVEVDRVSDSCGYGVPLMDFRAERDLLLTAHSRRTADDLAVYRATRNAASIDGLPVF